The nucleotide sequence attttacaaaatatacaaGTTTTCGTATTGGACGGTCGGTTTTacttgttacatacttttcaaCGAATACAATATACCCTTCTACTATGTAAGCCCGTATTCCTTTCACGGGAAAAAAAAGTGCTTCGTTGGGGCCTACACCTTCTGGTAGGTTTAGAGCATTGTCATCCGATTGTCCGGAAATGATTGATGCTCCATTTTTGTTGTCATTGggccaaaataaataatctCTGGGCGATTTTTATAAATGATGGATTATGTTTGGTGTGTTTGGACTATGTGGGTATGGCAGGATTAAAATATTGCCCCTCTTAAATAGTGACTTTAGGACAAATTGAACTCTATATTTATAATACTAGCATTAGACTTGGCGGATATTAAAGGAATATAAATCGTTTAGGGATTTTATATATATGAGATTGAACCTGGGCATTTCCACAAGTCGCGAACGAACGTTCGTACGCACTTagtgcaaataaaaaaaaaaaaaaacgttttctgatttttttttgctgtacgATAGCAGTTTGTTAGATCTTTGCTTAATGTAAATGATAGGGTTTATTGAGCTATCATTTTCATAATATTGGCTAAAAACATGCGGTCGCGAACGAACGCAAAATGGAAGTCGACTTCGGCTTAATCTAGTAAAATGCAAAAATCTGCGAGTTGGGCCGGAATATTCAAAAGCAATATCTTTACTTTCAAAATGGATTCATGTAGCTTTCTATTGAGTCTGTTCCCAAGGAAATATCTCCATTTGTTTTTCTATTGAATTAGGTACCGGTCGCGAACGAACGATTTTTCCATGTAGTTTTATTAACAGTTAATTAAACATTTCTTATCTTAAGTTAAGTGTGTAAATTTTAGAGTGGGCCTGGCAACCTGCTGAAGCAAGGTTCAAACTGTcagtatatttaacttttgtttcgACGAAATACTTATGCCGACTAGTGTAATTATTCTAAACGAAACAAAATACCATTTACACTTTTGTGCTGAGtaggaatctctagaatctgcatgctaAGACCCAATTTTGTAGCTTTAagagtttccgagatcttagcgttcataccgacagacggacggactgACGATctgataaaaaatatatacagtTTTTATGGTCGGAAATGTTTCCTTCTACCTATTACCAACTATcggacgaatctagtataacTGTGTGAACAAATTAGTTTAAATATTACTGTTAGGTAGATTTATATTTGTACATTTAAGCACCGTAGCCAAACGCTTTAGTAATAATTTGACCGAAGCGAATCATTGTATTTCTTTTTCgaataggtaaataaatattattaattcgAACACCGGTAATAGGGATGATGATGCTCTACGCTGTGCTCCTCTGTGGTATGTTAAAACAGGTTTTGATTTGGTTAGAAGACCTAACATTACTATATCTCCAATTATCCTGCTTAAAAGGGCTCTTAATGTGGACACTCCTGTTCTCGGTCATGGGCTTGCTTGCGAGCAGTGAACTCAGGCTAAAATTCCGCATCTTTCATGAAGTTGCTGTTCAGGCTCACAACAAAACCGTTGACCCGATCGCAGTTGCCCAGTTAGCTGAGGCAAAGAAGAGGATATTGGAGGCCGAGCGAAGTCCTCACATGATGCCGATGAACCGCCTCCAAACGAATCTTTTGGAGATCTGCGATATGATCAAGAGAAATCCCTGTGAGATCTGGCAACCAGACAGTTGCCCCTCCTGGAGGCCGGGTTGTTACAACCGCCCTCCTGCAAAAATATGCCCTCCCTGGATACCGAGCTGCAAAGTACCCATTCCGCCAAAGACGTGTTGGTATAAGCCAGGTCAGTCCTGTCCGCCGCCTTTGGGTGCATATTGCCACGGAAGTGGTTGGTGTCAACCAGGCAGCAAATGCCCCAGTGTTCCATCGACACTGCCAGATCAAAAAACTACGAAAACGGCAAGCACATCGAAAACTCAAACTTCAAAAAGCTTGATTACAACTAATCCAATAACAACAACTTCCACAACAACGGGCCCAACAACCAAAACAACTAcaactactactactactacaaaaacaaaacgaagTTCAAGCACTTCCACTTCAAAGCATAAAATACAATATACCACTGTTTCCCTAACAACTTCATCCGAACCAAACGAATGCGGAAGACCAGGAGCCCCAGGGGGACCCTATGGTCCAGGCGGTCCTATGGGTCCTGGAGGGCCTGGCGGTCCTGCAGGTCCTGGTGGTCCGGGGGGGCCTGGTGGACCGGGAGGACCCGGCATGCCTTGGGGTCCAGGAGGACCAGGAGGGCCTGGTGGTCCAAACGGACCAGGAGGACCTGGTGGTCCCGGAGGGCCTAGCGGGCCGGGAGGTCCAGGAGGACCATGCGGTCCAGGATGTGAAAAAATCATAGGAAAAAGGACACCTCGAAGGCGAAAATGTTGTACAAAAACTAAGCATGCATTTCGTCGATCACGAATACATTTTAACCACTCACAGAGAGCTCACTTACCAGTTGGTCCACTTGCAGAAGAACATTTTACTAAGGATCCTTTAAATGACAGTGGAAGCAGCAAAAATATTCGCCAAAATGGCACTTTACTGCAAGTAAAAAAGACTTTAAAGTCGGACAGCCCCAATCGGAACGATGAACTATGGAGATCTGCTCATAAAAGGATTTCCGTTTTCGATGCAACATCACGCaaaataaatagaaatatGCATCTATTTAGAAGTGAAACTCAAGAGAACTGCATCGTTGCACATGTCCTTAAATCGTTCAATGAGGAAGAGAAAAAAAAGTTAGGTTAAAATGAAGATGGCatttaataacaaataaaaagcTCGTTTTTTGTGGCAAGGTGAGAAAAATAAGGAACGATAGCTATAATCAATTACCCCTATTGTTTTGCAGATGGGCAGCATAATGATAGCAAAAAATCTATCATTGCCTGATTTCAGCAACAAAGTGTGCAGTGAGCATGGACATTCCCCCGTAGAAGTTTTAAAAACTGTACGAAATGAGAAAATATGGTATTTTGCAAACTGGGCGTCGGGTACGTATCATCGGGACAATCATTAGAAAGGATTGCAAGGTTCGCGTGGTTGTTACACAGACAGTCGAGGAGTTTCTCGTCGCCAAGCTTGCAAAATACTACCCTTTCTTATTTCGGGCAGTTTATAAAACGTATATAAGGCAGAATTACCAAGTCGTATAATTGTCGCCCACATCCACATTGTCGCTGAAATCAGACAATGATCGATCACTCTTCTCTTCTTAAAACTCATTACAAGCAATTCTCTTATAACGCACACGACGTTCATTCAATTTTGAAAGCATGTTTCAAGTCTTTTTACAGCCGTTAGTCGTAGAGCTGAAAAGTATGTTACAGGTAAAAGGAAGCGATACCGACCCTATAAACTAAACATATATTTGATCAGGATCAATAGCCGGGACGATAAAGTGTTTTGACTTTCTGGTGGAAGTGCCCATTTCCGTATatcattatatatattacacattatctttaaaaacaaaagtttcGACTATAGTAAATAATTGAGGTGTAATGTGACGAGTAGGGTAAGGTGACGAAATCGTCAAGTCACACACATGACGTCACGtcaaaaattttaagtaaatGTAATGACTAAGAGGAAAGAGAAAATATTAACAGCTTTGTGATAAACCAACTCAGGTAATTACAAGTATTAATTATATCTCTAGCAACATGTGTTGGTACTTCGTTTTTTTTCAACAGTACCTTGTAGGGTATCGTGACGAATGTTTTGATATGGTGACATGGTGACGAACTTTGTTTTTTCAAGAATTACAATTGTTATACCCcttacttgtagagtaaaagcgTATTtcagattcgtcgaaaagtttAAAACTGGTAAAAGAAGCGTTTACGATCctacaaagtatatatattcttgattagaatcactagcagagtcgatctagccatgtccgtatgtCCGTATGAAAGCTCAGACaaaaaaatgtgggcgctagGCGGGTCTAGCTCTAATAGTTTCAGAggtctcagcgttcatacggacggacgaACAGgaggacatggctagatcgattcgTGCGGGTCGAAatcgcttccttctacctgttacatactttccgactaGTCTAAtatactctacgagtaacgagtatTGTAAACTTCCGCGCGAAAGTCCAATCTTCTACCC is from Drosophila suzukii chromosome 3, CBGP_Dsuzu_IsoJpt1.0, whole genome shotgun sequence and encodes:
- the Mur82C gene encoding uncharacterized protein Mur82C yields the protein MLYAVLLCGLLMWTLLFSVMGLLASSELRLKFRIFHEVAVQAHNKTVDPIAVAQLAEAKKRILEAERSPHMMPMNRLQTNLLEICDMIKRNPCEIWQPDSCPSWRPGCYNRPPAKICPPWIPSCKVPIPPKTCWYKPGQSCPPPLGAYCHGSGWCQPGSKCPSVPSTLPDQKTTKTASTSKTQTSKSLITTNPITTTSTTTGPTTKTTTTTTTTTKTKRSSSTSTSKHKIQYTTVSLTTSSEPNECGRPGAPGGPYGPGGPMGPGGPGGPAGPGGPGGPGGPGGPGMPWGPGGPGGPGGPNGPGGPGGPGGPSGPGGPGGPCGPGCEKIIGKRTPRRRKCCTKTKHAFRRSRIHFNHSQRAHLPVGPLAEEHFTKDPLNDSGSSKNIRQNGTLLQVKKTLKSDSPNRNDELWRSAHKRISVFDATSRKINRNMHLFRSETQENCIVAHVLKSFNEEEKKKLG